One window of the Archangium primigenium genome contains the following:
- a CDS encoding aminopeptidase P family protein: protein MAKSKSRAQAAAAAVNAPAQEQVPEQQSLVSPEAEAPAKPASHDTLAPPALLDFMMKGWKPQSGKPPPKLKNADAFAARRAALSKLFPGETLIVPTGHEKIRSNDTTYRFRPGTDFYYLTGNMEPDCVLVLQPKEGGGHTDILFVEPNPGRSDATFFTDRMKGELWVGPRLGVKESQVRFGLHEARGLPELSALLEGLKARTGLPARVLRGHSDKVDGTVAAHAERDKQLATALAEMRLLKDKQEVRELEAAIDSTHRGFEDVIRRLKEARSEREVEGVFNLRARVEGNDVGYGTIAAAGHHACVLHWMRNDGDLKPGELLLLDAGVEGNSLYTADITRTLPISGRFSREQREIYELVLQAQEQAIDAVKPGNDFMEPNRVAMRVLAEGLHRLGILKTTPEEALKEEHQFYKRYSLHNVSHMLGLDVHDCAQARQEAYKYGKLQAGMVLTVEPGLYFQLDDLTVPAKYRGIGVRIEDDVLVTPKGCRVLSEDIPRLPDDVEAWIKQLWNEKKKR from the coding sequence ATGGCGAAGAGCAAATCCAGAGCCCAGGCCGCCGCAGCCGCAGTGAACGCGCCCGCGCAGGAGCAGGTGCCCGAGCAGCAGTCGCTCGTCAGTCCGGAGGCGGAGGCACCGGCGAAGCCCGCCAGCCACGACACCCTCGCGCCCCCGGCGCTGCTCGACTTCATGATGAAGGGCTGGAAGCCCCAGTCCGGCAAGCCGCCGCCCAAGCTCAAGAACGCGGATGCGTTCGCCGCCCGCCGCGCGGCGCTCTCCAAGCTCTTCCCCGGCGAGACACTCATCGTCCCCACCGGCCACGAGAAGATCCGCTCCAACGACACCACCTACCGCTTCCGCCCGGGCACGGACTTCTACTACCTCACGGGCAACATGGAGCCCGACTGCGTGCTGGTTCTCCAGCCCAAGGAGGGCGGTGGCCACACGGACATCCTCTTCGTGGAGCCCAACCCGGGCCGCTCGGACGCCACCTTCTTCACGGACCGGATGAAGGGCGAGCTGTGGGTGGGCCCGCGCCTGGGCGTGAAGGAGAGCCAGGTGCGCTTCGGCCTCCACGAGGCGCGCGGCCTGCCGGAGCTGTCCGCGCTGCTCGAGGGCCTCAAGGCTCGGACGGGCCTGCCGGCGCGCGTGCTGCGGGGCCACTCGGACAAGGTGGACGGGACGGTGGCCGCGCACGCCGAGCGCGACAAGCAGCTGGCCACGGCACTCGCGGAGATGCGCCTGCTCAAGGACAAGCAGGAGGTGCGCGAGTTGGAGGCGGCCATCGACTCCACGCACCGGGGCTTCGAGGACGTCATCCGCCGGCTCAAGGAGGCCCGGAGCGAGCGCGAGGTGGAGGGCGTCTTCAACCTGCGCGCCCGCGTGGAGGGCAATGACGTGGGCTACGGCACCATCGCCGCCGCGGGCCACCACGCGTGCGTGCTGCACTGGATGCGCAACGACGGCGACCTCAAGCCGGGCGAGCTGCTGCTGCTCGACGCGGGCGTGGAGGGCAACAGCCTCTACACCGCGGACATCACCCGCACGCTGCCCATCTCCGGCCGCTTCAGCCGCGAGCAGCGGGAAATCTACGAGCTGGTGCTCCAGGCGCAGGAGCAGGCCATCGACGCGGTGAAGCCGGGCAACGACTTCATGGAGCCCAACCGCGTGGCCATGCGCGTGCTCGCCGAGGGCCTGCACCGTCTGGGCATCCTCAAGACGACGCCCGAGGAGGCGCTCAAGGAGGAGCACCAGTTCTACAAGCGCTACTCGCTGCACAACGTGAGTCACATGCTCGGCCTGGACGTGCACGACTGCGCCCAGGCGCGTCAGGAGGCCTACAAGTACGGCAAGCTCCAGGCGGGCATGGTGCTCACCGTGGAGCCCGGCCTGTACTTCCAGTTGGATGACCTGACGGTGCCCGCGAAGTACCGCGGCATCGGCGTGCGCATCGAGGACGACGTGCTGGTGACGCCCAAGGGCTGCCGCGTGTTGTCCGAGGACATCCCCCGCCTGCCGGACGACGTGGAGGCGTGGATCAAGCAGCTGTGGAACGAGAAGAAGAAGCGCTAG
- a CDS encoding DUF2914 domain-containing protein, whose protein sequence is MTLPVPRVDEGAEASALAEPAPVGPLGVVSAEPVAEPVTAPPRPSWTERLRAFRARHAKWELALLFFASFAYDILTLPRIDNRFTLTKQGVFLGVLGGLLWLELRWRERLPPPRGLSRVWRFREDALHFLLGGLLSPYTLFYFKSASGLTAFLFLAVVFGVLVVNELPRFRARGPVVRVALYSFCLTSYFAYLLPVLRGYYSGLLFLQAAGLAGAVMGGLALAVHGLKGEWRRTLGRVLGPALGVQVLLLGLYQVRAIPPVPLSVLASGIYHGVEVTKGARGKEYRLLHEGGGFWPWRRGDQVFHARPGDRVYFFASVFAPASFQARFPGDRGTRLTLRWFHDAPGQGWTQFHAYDDLYLGQGGRERGYRTYGFVTNPRPGDWRVSLETEDGREVGRLSFTVVADPSTSPRVFRSDAG, encoded by the coding sequence GTGACGCTCCCCGTGCCCCGCGTGGACGAGGGCGCCGAGGCGTCGGCCCTGGCCGAACCCGCGCCCGTGGGGCCGCTCGGGGTGGTGTCCGCCGAGCCCGTCGCCGAGCCCGTGACAGCGCCCCCGCGGCCCTCCTGGACGGAGCGGCTGCGGGCCTTCCGGGCCCGGCACGCGAAGTGGGAGCTGGCGCTCCTGTTCTTCGCCAGCTTCGCCTACGACATCCTCACCCTGCCGCGCATCGACAACCGCTTCACGCTCACCAAGCAGGGCGTGTTCCTCGGCGTGCTGGGGGGGCTGTTGTGGCTGGAGCTGCGCTGGCGCGAGAGGCTGCCGCCGCCCCGGGGCCTGTCCCGGGTGTGGCGCTTCCGCGAGGACGCGCTGCACTTCCTGCTCGGAGGTCTGCTCAGCCCCTACACGCTCTTCTATTTCAAGAGCGCGTCGGGGCTCACGGCGTTCCTGTTCCTCGCGGTCGTGTTCGGCGTGCTGGTGGTCAACGAGCTGCCGCGCTTCCGGGCCCGGGGCCCCGTGGTGCGCGTGGCGCTCTACAGCTTCTGCCTCACGTCCTACTTCGCCTACCTGCTGCCCGTGCTGCGCGGCTACTACAGCGGCCTGTTGTTCCTCCAGGCGGCGGGGCTGGCCGGCGCGGTCATGGGGGGGCTGGCCCTGGCGGTGCACGGCCTCAAGGGCGAGTGGCGGCGGACGCTCGGGCGCGTGCTCGGGCCGGCGCTCGGCGTCCAGGTGCTGCTGCTCGGGCTGTACCAGGTGCGCGCCATTCCGCCCGTGCCCCTGTCCGTGCTCGCGAGCGGCATCTACCACGGCGTGGAGGTGACGAAGGGCGCCCGGGGCAAGGAGTACCGGCTGCTGCACGAGGGCGGGGGCTTCTGGCCCTGGCGGCGGGGCGACCAGGTGTTCCACGCGCGCCCCGGGGACCGGGTGTACTTCTTCGCCAGCGTCTTCGCGCCCGCGAGCTTCCAGGCGCGCTTTCCGGGAGACCGGGGCACGCGGCTCACGCTGCGCTGGTTCCACGACGCGCCGGGCCAGGGCTGGACGCAGTTCCACGCCTACGACGACCTGTACCTGGGGCAGGGGGGCCGGGAGCGGGGCTACCGCACCTACGGGTTCGTGACGAACCCGCGGCCGGGCGACTGGCGCGTCTCCCTGGAGACGGAGGACGGCCGGGAAGTGGGCCGCCTGTCCTTCACCGTGGTGGCGGACCCGTCCACGTCGCCCCGGGTCTTCCGGAGCGACGCGGGCTGA
- the grxD gene encoding Grx4 family monothiol glutaredoxin: MTPELKARFDQEVNSHPIVLFMKGNALFPQCGFSARALQILQRHGEVHTVDVLTNPDVRQGIKDYSNWPTIPQVFIHGKFVGGSDILMDLEERGELADLVANKDPA; encoded by the coding sequence ATGACTCCCGAACTCAAGGCCCGTTTCGACCAGGAAGTGAACAGCCACCCCATCGTGCTCTTCATGAAGGGCAACGCGCTGTTTCCCCAGTGCGGCTTCTCCGCCCGGGCGCTGCAGATCCTCCAGCGCCACGGCGAGGTGCACACGGTGGACGTGCTGACCAACCCCGACGTGCGCCAGGGCATCAAGGACTACTCCAACTGGCCCACCATTCCGCAGGTGTTCATCCACGGGAAGTTCGTGGGCGGCTCGGACATCCTGATGGACCTGGAGGAGCGCGGCGAGCTGGCGGACCTGGTGGCCAACAAGGATCCGGCCTGA
- a CDS encoding BolA family protein produces MLDPNAIRERILVALPGSEVLVNDTTGTGDHFEARVVSPDFAGKTMVQQHQLVYAPLQDWLKTGELHALALKTYSPEQWKKLGSR; encoded by the coding sequence ATGCTCGACCCCAATGCCATCCGCGAGCGCATTCTCGTCGCGCTGCCCGGCTCGGAGGTGCTCGTGAATGACACCACCGGTACGGGTGACCACTTCGAGGCGCGCGTGGTGAGCCCGGATTTCGCGGGCAAGACCATGGTGCAGCAGCACCAGCTGGTGTACGCGCCGCTGCAGGACTGGCTCAAGACCGGCGAGCTGCACGCGCTGGCGCTCAAGACCTATTCGCCCGAGCAGTGGAAGAAGCTCGGCTCCCGCTGA
- a CDS encoding YqgE/AlgH family protein: protein MQTLVPGLLVATPQLTDSNFRRAVVLMLEHGESGSMGLVINRGASLTLGDLAKNQALTIAPERSGQLVFMGGPVESHRGFVLHNNEHVSEKHEVVPGLYLSLTLDTLGPLLKDPSGPLRFCLGYANWGPQQLESELAAGTWLYAEASARPVLEGDPGLLWDTTLKSMGVDPAMLMKGKGLN from the coding sequence GTGCAGACACTCGTTCCCGGCCTCCTCGTGGCGACGCCACAACTGACGGACTCGAACTTCCGGCGGGCGGTGGTCCTCATGCTCGAGCATGGGGAATCCGGCTCGATGGGGCTCGTCATCAACCGGGGCGCGTCCCTGACCCTGGGAGACCTGGCCAAGAACCAGGCCCTGACGATCGCGCCCGAGCGCTCCGGCCAGCTCGTCTTCATGGGCGGCCCCGTGGAGAGCCACCGGGGCTTCGTCTTGCACAACAACGAGCACGTGTCGGAGAAGCACGAGGTGGTGCCCGGGCTCTACCTGAGCCTCACCCTGGACACCCTCGGCCCCCTGCTCAAGGACCCGTCCGGCCCCCTGCGCTTCTGCCTGGGGTACGCCAATTGGGGTCCCCAGCAGTTGGAGAGCGAGCTGGCCGCCGGCACCTGGCTGTACGCCGAGGCCTCCGCGCGTCCGGTGCTCGAAGGCGACCCGGGTCTGCTATGGGACACCACCTTGAAGAGCATGGGGGTGGATCCCGCCATGCTCATGAAGGGAAAGGGACTGAACTGA
- a CDS encoding IS630 family transposase: MNLYFLDECGFSPTQAVGYSWAEVGSRRDVPYEAPRRRRVNALVAYCPTGRRRGLRFRRWARTITARDTLDFLLSLADPGGVPTWVVLDNGNIHRCRLVCRALPRLRRLGVHLFYLPAYSPELNDVEAVFGVIKAQELPERSYRTLDALLTAVQQALRRYHHRLRRRCT, translated from the coding sequence ATAAATCTCTACTTCCTGGATGAGTGCGGGTTTTCGCCCACCCAAGCCGTGGGCTACAGCTGGGCAGAAGTCGGCAGCCGTCGAGACGTCCCCTACGAGGCGCCTCGGCGCCGACGTGTCAATGCGCTCGTCGCCTACTGCCCGACAGGCCGTCGACGCGGTTTACGCTTCCGACGCTGGGCACGCACCATCACCGCGCGAGATACCCTGGACTTTCTCTTGTCGCTCGCCGACCCGGGCGGGGTCCCCACCTGGGTGGTGCTCGACAATGGGAACATCCACCGCTGCCGCCTGGTATGCCGCGCCCTGCCGCGCTTGCGACGGCTGGGCGTCCATCTCTTCTACCTGCCGGCCTATTCTCCTGAACTCAACGACGTGGAAGCTGTCTTCGGCGTCATCAAGGCTCAGGAGCTTCCCGAACGCAGCTACCGCACTCTCGATGCTCTGCTCACCGCGGTGCAGCAGGCCCTGCGCCGCTACCACCATCGGCTGCGGCGCAGGTGTACATAA
- a CDS encoding helix-turn-helix domain-containing protein — protein MALLKVTEQERRRLWEIARAADAGWRERERVDMVLLADEGWSAPRIARHLGRCAATVRRVLRSFVQDGPEALFARLAGRKPDRAHRQRVEASLHALLSQPRSWTAGQLASALEGEGLHLGPRQVRRYLGSMGAGWRRTRLTLTHKQDAQAVAQARQALFRLKKSPRSEDKSLLPG, from the coding sequence ATGGCGCTGCTGAAGGTGACGGAGCAAGAGCGTCGGCGGCTATGGGAGATAGCCCGGGCCGCTGACGCTGGGTGGAGAGAGCGCGAGCGCGTGGACATGGTGCTGCTGGCCGATGAGGGCTGGAGTGCACCGCGCATCGCTCGGCACCTGGGCCGGTGCGCGGCCACGGTGCGCCGGGTGTTGCGCTCCTTCGTCCAAGACGGCCCAGAAGCCCTCTTCGCGCGTCTGGCGGGCAGGAAGCCCGACAGGGCGCACCGCCAGCGGGTGGAAGCCTCGCTGCATGCGTTGTTGTCCCAGCCTCGCTCGTGGACAGCCGGGCAGTTGGCCAGCGCACTCGAGGGCGAGGGTCTTCACCTGGGGCCGCGGCAGGTGCGTCGCTATCTCGGGAGCATGGGCGCGGGCTGGCGGCGCACGCGGCTGACGCTCACGCACAAACAGGACGCCCAGGCCGTCGCCCAGGCACGCCAGGCGCTCTTCCGGCTCAAAAAAAGCCCGCGCTCAGAGGATAAATCTCTACTTCCTGGATGA
- a CDS encoding response regulator encodes MSIANEELPIATGHARTREDDNLKLEQVKGSVLIVEDDPVHRELLVELVSQWGYEALPVGSAEEAEFAVRNKRMDAAIVDVFLPGRSGTTLMTRLREKFPQSVLIGVSAMSDASMARKCKGLGADLFIGKPLAPEKLAQALQSQHKSWH; translated from the coding sequence ATGTCCATCGCCAACGAGGAGCTTCCCATCGCCACGGGCCACGCCCGGACCCGCGAGGACGACAACCTGAAACTCGAGCAGGTCAAGGGCTCGGTGCTCATCGTGGAGGATGACCCGGTGCACCGCGAGCTCTTGGTGGAGCTCGTCTCCCAATGGGGGTACGAGGCCCTGCCGGTGGGCAGCGCCGAGGAGGCCGAGTTCGCCGTGCGCAACAAGCGCATGGACGCGGCCATCGTCGACGTGTTCCTGCCGGGCCGCAGCGGCACGACGCTCATGACGCGCCTGCGCGAGAAGTTTCCCCAGTCCGTGCTCATCGGCGTGAGCGCCATGAGCGACGCGTCCATGGCGCGCAAGTGCAAGGGACTGGGGGCGGATCTGTTCATCGGCAAGCCCCTGGCGCCGGAGAAGCTCGCCCAGGCACTGCAGTCCCAGCACAAGAGCTGGCACTAA
- a CDS encoding ABC transporter permease subunit, whose product MKGPRVPRRAWVGLLLLGALGLTSWLAGRVFPDVLAHTCPLGADPSQPDHTVCERAFGGLWVSLVIGLAAGGLATAVGLGVAMAARAAGGFVEHQILRAVDAFFALPDVLVVMVLQLAGQSLLDAGGAGGLGPSGLMVVSLALVGWAGPARMFRNRLATLEGQEFVAASRALGAGRWHLLRLHLWPALRPFVLAVFLSRLPTAILTESTVSFFGIARMEPMSLGRYLGTSYAALIYEGGARVVLPAWGLLVLIVLAASLSAQALGVQNRRA is encoded by the coding sequence ATGAAGGGCCCCCGCGTTCCCCGCCGGGCCTGGGTCGGGCTCTTGCTGCTCGGGGCCTTGGGGCTCACGAGCTGGCTGGCCGGCCGGGTCTTCCCCGACGTCCTCGCCCACACCTGCCCCCTGGGGGCGGACCCCTCCCAGCCCGACCACACGGTGTGCGAGCGGGCATTCGGGGGCTTGTGGGTTTCCCTGGTGATCGGCCTGGCGGCTGGCGGGCTGGCCACGGCGGTGGGCCTGGGCGTGGCCATGGCGGCCCGGGCGGCGGGGGGCTTCGTGGAGCATCAGATCCTCCGCGCCGTGGATGCCTTCTTCGCGCTGCCGGACGTGCTGGTGGTGATGGTTTTGCAACTGGCGGGCCAGTCGCTCCTGGACGCGGGGGGCGCGGGGGGGCTGGGGCCGTCCGGGTTGATGGTGGTGTCCCTGGCGCTGGTGGGGTGGGCGGGTCCGGCGCGCATGTTCCGCAACCGCCTGGCCACGCTGGAGGGCCAGGAATTCGTCGCGGCCTCGCGGGCCCTGGGGGCGGGGCGCTGGCACCTCTTGCGCCTGCACCTGTGGCCCGCGCTGCGGCCCTTCGTGCTGGCCGTCTTCCTGAGCCGGCTGCCCACGGCCATCCTCACCGAGTCCACGGTGAGCTTCTTCGGCATCGCGCGGATGGAGCCCATGTCGCTCGGCCGCTACCTGGGCACGAGCTACGCGGCGCTCATCTATGAAGGCGGGGCGCGCGTGGTGCTTCCGGCATGGGGCTTGCTGGTGCTGATCGTGCTTGCCGCCTCGCTCTCCGCTCAAGCGTTGGGTGTTCAAAACCGGCGTGCATGA
- a CDS encoding ABC transporter permease subunit, which yields MSRVLVRLGRQVMLVPVVALASYFLMAALPLTTDDDAKRQVAPEVLASYRRDLGLGEPLGFLRPWQKLWRGERLGTSAQGVTGDELAWKLSGSVGVGLVALGLALGWALAYALVRARWRRSRLSLVTELLPAAAFGTPVFIPALLLAPEVVERGHLLPEACAALVISVWPGIFLGTLVADALDTELTRDYVRTALGKGLSRGAVLWRHVLPNVWPALLDAVGPVATALLAGSFAAERVFGLPYFGQLYVLAVLQKQVAVVVVATTVFASLLVVVGLAVELVRVAVDPRAREATP from the coding sequence ATGTCCCGAGTGCTCGTGCGATTGGGCCGTCAGGTGATGTTGGTGCCCGTGGTGGCGCTCGCGTCCTACTTCCTCATGGCGGCGCTGCCCCTCACCACGGATGACGACGCCAAGCGGCAGGTGGCGCCCGAGGTGCTCGCCTCCTACCGGAGGGATCTGGGCCTGGGCGAGCCCCTGGGCTTCCTGAGGCCGTGGCAGAAGCTCTGGCGGGGCGAGCGCCTGGGCACGAGCGCCCAGGGCGTCACCGGGGACGAGCTCGCGTGGAAGCTGTCGGGCAGCGTGGGCGTGGGGCTGGTGGCGCTCGGGCTCGCGCTCGGGTGGGCGCTGGCGTACGCGCTGGTGCGCGCGCGCTGGCGCCGGAGCCGACTGTCGCTCGTCACGGAGCTGCTGCCCGCGGCGGCGTTCGGTACGCCCGTGTTCATCCCCGCGCTCCTGCTCGCGCCCGAGGTGGTGGAGCGGGGGCACCTGTTGCCCGAGGCGTGCGCCGCGCTCGTCATCTCCGTGTGGCCCGGCATCTTCCTGGGCACGCTGGTGGCGGACGCGCTCGACACGGAGCTCACGCGCGACTACGTGCGCACGGCCCTGGGCAAGGGCCTGTCCCGCGGCGCGGTGCTCTGGCGTCACGTGCTGCCCAACGTGTGGCCCGCGCTCCTGGACGCCGTGGGGCCCGTGGCCACCGCCCTGCTCGCGGGATCCTTCGCCGCCGAGCGCGTCTTCGGCCTGCCGTACTTCGGCCAGCTCTACGTGCTCGCGGTGCTGCAGAAGCAGGTGGCCGTCGTGGTGGTGGCCACCACCGTCTTCGCCTCGCTGCTCGTCGTCGTCGGCCTCGCGGTGGAGCTGGTGCGCGTCGCCGTGGATCCGCGCGCCCGGGAGGCCACCCCATGA
- a CDS encoding peptide ABC transporter substrate-binding protein yields MSARVRLSPSVLLVLLVLVATGCGRCGFQADPGLKIVVPAMPSTLDWSHSDPTSWANYPVMLVTQRGLTTLAPDNSVRPGLARAWERDRTPEGHEVYTFHLREDVRWSDGVTPLTAQDFVLGWHRALKGRERGEMSDLRGAEEVLALQERGASAEALQAALARTGVEALDAHTLRVTLSQPRGYFLARLANVYLFFPTPSAVLAGRSEEAVRDYFDRPRDGHPLALGPYRVEAWDRAGERVRLVYNPHSAFPPPLGPGERVAPVLTLLKSEVGPALYERGRVAFVFVDSAVALRGPTPGDLEREPLLSTYFLVFNTEKPPLDRPEVRRAFARALDREALMAGLLPEARPSHVLLPPELPGAATPEEAARLPHYEPERARAALASVPGLDRPLRLVYRSGDSFVPEAAIAERLAAQLARVGVQVTLDARSDFSAEVARRTPAGPRAYDVYLRRLGADYAHPNTFFTLFEKNGLHQTGWETQGGGEPMARFEALLERADAEPDLARARELYAQAQALLLDEMAIIAPLYHPDRYFRARAFLHGVDVDPFNFLSLRELRVDATPPEDR; encoded by the coding sequence GTGTCCGCTCGCGTGCGCCTCTCGCCCTCCGTGTTGCTCGTCCTCCTGGTCCTCGTGGCCACGGGCTGTGGCCGCTGTGGTTTCCAGGCCGACCCGGGCCTGAAGATCGTGGTCCCCGCGATGCCCTCCACGCTCGACTGGAGCCACTCGGATCCGACGAGCTGGGCCAACTACCCCGTCATGCTCGTCACCCAGCGCGGGCTCACCACGCTGGCGCCGGACAACTCGGTGCGGCCGGGGCTGGCGCGCGCGTGGGAGCGCGACCGCACGCCCGAGGGGCACGAGGTGTACACCTTCCACCTGCGCGAGGACGTGCGCTGGTCGGACGGCGTGACGCCGCTCACGGCCCAGGACTTCGTGCTCGGCTGGCACCGGGCGCTCAAGGGCCGTGAGCGCGGAGAGATGTCGGACCTGCGGGGGGCCGAGGAGGTGCTGGCCCTCCAGGAGCGGGGGGCCTCGGCCGAGGCGCTCCAGGCGGCGCTCGCGCGCACGGGCGTGGAGGCGCTGGATGCGCACACCCTGCGCGTCACGCTGAGCCAGCCCCGGGGCTATTTCCTCGCGCGCCTGGCCAACGTGTACCTCTTCTTCCCCACGCCCTCGGCGGTGCTCGCCGGCCGGAGCGAGGAGGCGGTGCGCGACTACTTCGACCGGCCCCGGGACGGCCATCCGCTCGCGCTGGGGCCCTACCGGGTGGAGGCGTGGGACCGGGCCGGGGAGCGCGTGCGGCTGGTGTACAACCCGCATTCGGCGTTCCCGCCCCCTCTCGGGCCCGGGGAGCGCGTGGCCCCGGTGCTCACCCTGCTCAAGTCCGAGGTGGGCCCCGCGCTGTACGAGCGGGGCCGGGTGGCGTTCGTCTTCGTGGACAGCGCCGTCGCGCTCCGGGGGCCGACGCCCGGGGACCTCGAGCGCGAGCCCCTCTTGTCCACCTACTTCCTCGTCTTCAACACGGAGAAGCCGCCGCTCGACCGGCCCGAGGTGCGGCGGGCCTTCGCCCGGGCGCTCGATCGCGAGGCGCTGATGGCGGGCCTGCTGCCCGAGGCGCGTCCGAGCCACGTGCTCCTGCCGCCGGAGCTGCCCGGGGCCGCCACGCCCGAGGAGGCGGCGCGGCTGCCGCACTACGAGCCCGAGCGGGCGCGCGCGGCGCTCGCGTCCGTGCCGGGGTTGGACCGGCCCCTGCGGCTCGTCTACCGCTCGGGGGACTCCTTCGTGCCGGAGGCGGCCATCGCCGAGCGGCTCGCCGCGCAGCTCGCCCGGGTGGGGGTCCAGGTGACGCTGGACGCGCGCTCGGACTTCTCCGCCGAGGTGGCGCGCCGCACTCCCGCGGGGCCCCGGGCCTATGACGTGTATCTGCGCCGGCTGGGCGCGGACTACGCGCACCCGAATACCTTCTTCACCCTCTTCGAGAAGAACGGCCTGCACCAGACGGGCTGGGAGACGCAAGGAGGGGGCGAGCCGATGGCGCGCTTCGAGGCCCTGCTGGAGCGCGCCGACGCCGAGCCGGACCTGGCGCGGGCCCGGGAGCTCTACGCCCAGGCCCAGGCGCTGCTGCTCGACGAGATGGCGATCATCGCGCCGCTCTACCACCCGGACCGCTACTTCCGCGCGCGCGCCTTCCTGCATGGCGTGGACGTGGACCCCTTCAACTTCCTGTCCCTGCGCGAGCTGCGCGTGGACGCGACCCCGCCAGAGGACCGCTGA
- a CDS encoding PEP-utilizing enzyme: MENPLPPAVTFEPPGPGHWELDTVHIQRPMTPFCAAMLPYGLRQGFTESSAQYGLMIDHMRIVPVHGFPYSQVIPFGLTSQGMLPPTHPDVQERLKRAEQALQDKHWREELRYWRDEVKPAAIQAHLALQDVEPTALDTPALTAHLRAITAHLQEMARLHHRFNLAHLVPVGDFLVHATAWTGKSAGDLARLLKGNSAVSTQLASREPPALVRALREDAAARDVLHSNDPAAHILQALQAMPGAVGERMREYLRDVGHRSLGYDISEPCVMEVPDALVRGLRGVVAGRAEEDTAAETRHQALMREAVPAEHRAAFDELLAEARLVYGLRDDRNTYTDGWAVGLARRAVLAVGQRLQAEGRLPDAALALDAGPEELEGLLAGASTPTIQELRRRAEWRMKTHTDVPPSLGTPPPPSPPMDKLPPAARRVNQAVFFYMGHMFGSPPAETTATTVKGLPVSPGVYEGTARVIREQTDLGRIEAGDVLIATTTSPYFNVVLPLLGALVTDRGGQLCHAAIVTREYGIPGIVGTRDATKLVRDGARVRVNGTTGELQVLS, encoded by the coding sequence GTGGAAAATCCCCTTCCTCCCGCAGTGACGTTCGAGCCCCCCGGTCCTGGCCACTGGGAGCTGGACACCGTGCACATCCAGCGGCCCATGACGCCCTTCTGCGCCGCCATGCTCCCCTATGGGCTGCGCCAGGGCTTCACCGAGTCGTCGGCCCAGTACGGCCTGATGATCGATCACATGCGGATCGTCCCCGTGCATGGCTTTCCCTACTCGCAGGTCATCCCCTTCGGCCTGACGTCCCAGGGGATGCTGCCCCCCACCCACCCCGACGTCCAGGAGCGCCTGAAGCGCGCGGAGCAGGCCCTGCAGGACAAGCACTGGCGCGAGGAGCTGCGCTACTGGCGTGACGAGGTCAAACCCGCCGCCATCCAGGCCCACCTCGCCCTGCAGGACGTGGAGCCCACGGCGCTGGACACCCCGGCGCTCACCGCGCACCTGCGCGCCATCACCGCGCACCTCCAGGAGATGGCCCGGCTGCACCACCGCTTCAACCTCGCGCACCTGGTGCCGGTGGGGGACTTCCTCGTGCACGCCACGGCCTGGACGGGCAAGAGCGCGGGAGACCTCGCCCGCCTGCTCAAGGGCAACTCCGCCGTGTCGACCCAGCTGGCCTCGCGCGAGCCCCCGGCGCTCGTGCGCGCGCTGCGCGAGGACGCGGCGGCGCGCGACGTGCTGCACTCGAACGACCCGGCCGCGCACATCCTCCAGGCGCTCCAGGCGATGCCCGGCGCGGTGGGCGAGCGGATGCGCGAGTACCTGCGGGACGTGGGCCACCGGAGCCTGGGCTACGACATCTCCGAGCCGTGCGTGATGGAAGTGCCCGACGCGCTGGTGCGCGGCCTGCGCGGCGTCGTGGCGGGCCGTGCCGAGGAGGACACGGCGGCCGAGACCCGGCACCAGGCCCTCATGCGCGAGGCCGTGCCCGCCGAACACCGGGCCGCGTTCGACGAGCTGCTCGCCGAGGCCCGGCTCGTCTACGGCCTGCGGGATGATCGCAACACCTACACCGACGGCTGGGCCGTGGGCCTGGCCCGGCGCGCGGTGCTCGCCGTGGGCCAGCGGCTCCAGGCCGAGGGGCGGCTGCCCGACGCGGCGCTGGCCCTCGACGCCGGCCCGGAGGAGCTCGAGGGGCTGCTGGCCGGCGCCTCCACGCCCACGATCCAGGAGCTGCGACGGCGCGCGGAGTGGCGGATGAAGACGCACACGGACGTGCCCCCCTCGCTGGGCACCCCGCCCCCGCCGTCGCCCCCGATGGACAAGCTGCCCCCGGCGGCCCGGCGGGTGAACCAGGCGGTGTTCTTCTACATGGGCCACATGTTCGGCTCGCCCCCGGCCGAGACGACGGCCACCACGGTCAAGGGCCTGCCGGTGAGCCCGGGCGTCTACGAGGGCACCGCACGCGTCATCCGCGAGCAGACGGACCTGGGCCGCATCGAGGCGGGGGACGTGCTGATCGCGACCACCACCTCGCCCTACTTCAACGTGGTGCTGCCGCTGCTCGGGGCCCTGGTGACGGACCGGGGCGGGCAGCTGTGCCATGCCGCCATCGTCACGCGCGAGTACGGGATTCCGGGCATCGTGGGCACGCGGGACGCCACGAAGCTGGTGCGCGACGGGGCGCGGGTGCGCGTCAACGGCACGACGGGCGAACTCCAGGTGCTGTCATGA